A genomic region of Nitrospirota bacterium contains the following coding sequences:
- a CDS encoding 4-hydroxy-tetrahydrodipicolinate synthase: MVKGSIVAIVTPFKNGRVDEKALRDLIEWHIAEGTDAIVPCGTTGESATLDYDEHYRVIEITVKTVKGRVPVIAGTGANSTDETIMITKKAKTLGADAALLVTPYYNKPTQEGLYRHYKKVAESVDIPIVLYNVPGRTGVNLLPSTVARLLEFKNIIAIKEATGDMKQVSEIIRLCGDRIAVISGDDFTTFPLLALGGKGVISVTANVVPRDVSSMVREWEKGNIEGTRRLHFKLEPLNQAMFIETNPIPAKTALSMMGKIEEEFRLPLCPMNDANRERLRKTLLEYGLSLNSQFA, from the coding sequence ATGGTTAAGGGTTCAATTGTTGCAATTGTTACGCCATTTAAAAATGGCAGAGTGGATGAGAAAGCCCTAAGAGATTTAATAGAGTGGCATATAGCTGAAGGCACTGATGCAATAGTGCCATGCGGTACTACAGGAGAGTCTGCTACCCTGGATTATGACGAGCATTACAGAGTCATAGAGATAACAGTGAAAACTGTAAAAGGCAGGGTTCCTGTAATTGCCGGCACAGGTGCAAATTCCACAGATGAAACAATAATGATAACAAAAAAGGCAAAAACACTCGGCGCTGATGCTGCCTTGCTGGTTACACCTTACTACAATAAGCCAACGCAGGAGGGTCTGTACAGGCATTACAAAAAAGTAGCTGAGTCAGTTGATATTCCGATAGTGCTCTATAATGTCCCGGGCAGGACTGGAGTAAATCTTCTGCCTTCAACTGTTGCACGTCTGCTGGAGTTTAAAAATATTATTGCCATTAAAGAGGCTACAGGTGATATGAAGCAGGTGAGTGAGATTATCCGCCTCTGCGGAGACAGGATTGCAGTAATATCAGGAGACGATTTTACAACCTTCCCGCTTTTGGCCCTCGGAGGAAAGGGTGTAATTTCTGTTACAGCCAATGTGGTGCCCAGGGATGTCTCCTCCATGGTCAGGGAATGGGAAAAAGGAAATATTGAAGGGACAAGGAGGCTGCATTTTAAACTCGAGCCTCTGAATCAGGCAATGTTTATTGAAACAAACCCGATACCGGCAAAGACAGCCCTGAGCATGATGGGTAAAATCGAGGAGGAGTTCAGGTTGCCCCTGTGTCCTATGAATGATGCAAACAGGGAGAGGCTCAGAAAGACCCTTTTAGAATATGGGCTTTCACTTAACTCACAATTTGCTTGA